ACAACCGACTGAACACGTCCGCCACTGAGCCCTTTCTTTACCTTTTTCCATAAAAATGGGCTCAGGGAATAGCCGACAAGCCGGTCAAGTATTCTTCTGGCCTGCTGGGAATCCACCAGATCCATATCCACCGCGCGCTTGTTTTCAATGGCGGCGTTAACCGCTCTCTTGGTAATTTCATGGAATTCAATCCGGCACTTGGTATCCAGATCAATACCCAAAAAGTTGGCTACATGCCATGAAATCGCCTCGCCCTCGCGGTCGGGGTCCGTTGCCAGCAGGATGTTATCTGCCTTGTTGGCTTCCTTCTTAATTTTTTTCAGCAGCTCACCTTTTCCCCTGATCTTGATGTAATCAGGTTTAAAGTGATCTTCGATGTCAATCCCGATCCGGCTTTTGGGCAGGTCGATCACATGTCCCATAGTTGCCTGCACTTCGTAGCCCTTAGGCAGATATTTTTTTATCGTCTTAGCTTTTGCGGGTGATTCAACAATGACGAGATTTTTTGCCATTGTATTCCTCCTTCAATATATATTTTACCGTTATAACTTGTTTTTATTATGTATGATAAAAGTCAAACAAGCTTCATTATAACAAAGGAATCCTTTTTTTTCAAATTATGAATACAGAAATCCATAAGGTTTCTCTCTAAAGAATATATACCTTTCCATATTCTACTTTAACACGGTCGTCAAGCTCCAGCATGGAAAGAGCTCCATTGACAGCCCCAATCCCCATTCCAGATACTCCTACCAGCTCATCCACCGTTGTGTAGCCTTCAGCAACATAGTTTAATATTTTTTTCTGCTCCGGGTCATCTATTCCCTCAGCGGCGCGTTCGAGACTGATGGGATTATGAAAGCTCTCCGTATCCTGAGGCAGCATGTCCACATAATCCTCCAGCACATCCTCCGGCTCTGTCACTACCTTTGCACCTTCCTTAATAAGCTGGTTACTGCCAACACTCTGATAACGGGCAATATCGCCGGGTACAGCATAAACGTTTTTCCCCTGCTCCAGTGCAAAGTCGGCTGTAATCAAAGCGCCGCTCTTTTCCCGGGCTTCTACCACCAGCAGGCCATCGCACAGGCCGCTGATGATCCTGTTTCTTCTCGGAAAATGGAATTTTAATGGCGGCTCATCCATAAAAAACTCTGTGAGGATCAGCCCGCTGCGGACGATCTTTTTGTACAGCGGCTTATGCTTTTCAGGATAGCACACATTGATACCAGTCCCCATAACGGCAATGGTCGAGCCGATTCGCTCGCAGCTGCCTAAATGGCTCTCACCATCGACGCCCTCTGCCAGTCCGCTGACAATGGTAATCCCCATATCAGAAAAGGTTTCTGCCAGCTTACGGGTCTGCTTAAGCCCTGCCGGTGAGGCTTTTCGAGAGCCTACAATCCCCAGATACATCGGACGGTCCAGTAAATCAAGATTGCCCTTTGCAAACAGCCCGACCGGCGGGTCATAAATATTTTTAAGCCTTGCCGGATAAAGGCTGTTTTCAATGGTTATAAGGTCAATTCTATGGCGCTCCATAAAGCCTCTTGCCTTTGTTGCAAGGTACAGATGCTGCTGACTTCGGATGTATTTACAGTCTTTTTCCTTAACCGCACCAGAAGCCATCAGGCTTTTCTCATCAGCATTGTATATTTTTTCTGGTGTCTCAAAATATTCCAACAGCTTTAGCTTGCGCTTATTCCCAAGATCGGTCAACGACATCAGCCATATCCAGAACAGATCCCTTTCCATATCAATTCCCCTTTTAAAAATATGATACTTTATCATAACACATATTTTGACATTAATGTTGTATATTTTTAACTTTCTTCTCAAAATACCATCTTTTTCATATTTATTCCTTTTTATTCCATCCTTTTCTTTTTTGTCCTGCTGCTTCTTTAGTACTTTCGACTATGGTATAATATAAAAAAGTAATCGCATAGAAAAGAGATACTACATGAATGACCGTGGGTTAAAATCAAAAATATGGCGGCCCATTCTTGCAGCGCTGCTGCTGATATTTATGATCGTCATTATCGCTTCTGTCTACACATCCTATCTGGACCATTTTTTAGAGTCAGAAACTCAAACCACACTAAAAGAGCTGTCTCAACAGTCTGCCACCACCATCCAGAATCGTCTGAGGGGCGATTTTAATACACTGGATGCCATTGCCACCTATATCGGCAATGATTCGCCAGACAATATTCTGGACGCCCTCCCCGTTTTAAAACAGGAGAACGACCGCAATTCTTTTAAACGCATGGGCATCATCACTTCTGACGGTATCGCCCATACGACCGATGGCTATGATGAGGATTTTTCTGACCGGAATTATTTTTATAAAGCTTTAAAAGGCCAAACCGTTGTTTCCGGTATTTTGAGGGATAAATTTGGCGGAGAACCCATTACGGTTTATGCCGCGCCAATCCGTTCAGAAGATAAAGTGCTCGGCGTACTCTTCGCAACTAATGCCATCAGCCAATACA
The DNA window shown above is from Eubacterium limosum and carries:
- the dprA gene encoding DNA-processing protein DprA, translated to MERDLFWIWLMSLTDLGNKRKLKLLEYFETPEKIYNADEKSLMASGAVKEKDCKYIRSQQHLYLATKARGFMERHRIDLITIENSLYPARLKNIYDPPVGLFAKGNLDLLDRPMYLGIVGSRKASPAGLKQTRKLAETFSDMGITIVSGLAEGVDGESHLGSCERIGSTIAVMGTGINVCYPEKHKPLYKKIVRSGLILTEFFMDEPPLKFHFPRRNRIISGLCDGLLVVEAREKSGALITADFALEQGKNVYAVPGDIARYQSVGSNQLIKEGAKVVTEPEDVLEDYVDMLPQDTESFHNPISLERAAEGIDDPEQKKILNYVAEGYTTVDELVGVSGMGIGAVNGALSMLELDDRVKVEYGKVYIL